TGCTGCAATGGTAACTGTGGATGCGGAAGCAGCTGCAAGTGCGGTAGCGGTTGTGGAGGGTAAGAATTTCATCTCTTTGTTCATTTTTCTGTCTTTAATTGTCTGATTTGCTCAAAATCTGAAGATTTATGTTCTTCCTCTGGGTATTCATTTTGCTTGGGTTTCTGGATACCCTTTTGGCTGAATTGTTCAAGACATGATACTTTTTGTGTTTTCCCTTCAACATGCAAGAATTTCggattttttttggagaaattTTTCTGTGTGTTGAACGTTTCTTCTTCTGGGTGTTGAtgcaatttttgtttttgatgcAGCTGCAAGATGTACCCAGACATGAGCTACACTGAGAGCACAACCACTGAGACTCTGATCATGGGCGTTGCACCTGTGAAGGCTCAGTTAGAGGGTGCTGAGATGGGTGTCGCCGCCGCTGAGAACGGTGGCTGCAAGTGCGGATCAAACTGCACCTGCGACCCCTGCACCTGCAAGTGAAGTGCAGATGGAAGTTTGAAGCAGAGATCAGCCTCACCCCTTTAATTTGTAGTAGAAATAATAGCTATATGTATGCATACATACTTTTGTATAagagagtgtgtgtgtgtgtgtttatcTTAATGTTTGGCGTCTTAGAATAAAGTGACTGTGGCTTACCTTCTACAAATTCAATTGCTCTACATGaattgttgagggtgtctcaaGTTATGGTTGCTTTGTATCTGTTTGCTAATCGAAATCATTAAGCTCTGCTTCTTATAATGAAATTAATCATATAATCTTAAGAAAAATCTGCTTCATCTTATCTTTTGTATTGCACTGTGAATCTACAATCTCACGTTAGTTGAAAGTTGAAATCGTGAGTTTGCCCCTGGTCTCAAACCTGGTAAGTTTTGTTCACGAATTCTCacgttaaaacttaaaagtaatcAATGAGTAAAGCACATTCAGGTGACGGGAGTTATCAAGTGGGATGTGATTACCATTAAAAAGCAGACTCAAACATCTTGTGACTAGTATCATGTgtcgtgaatattttttttcaaaacgtAACTGAATTCTCATTCCAtcatattgttttttttaaaggcCAAAAGAAAATGCATATAAGAAAGGATAATGTTACCTACAAACCTAtctttgaggtggaagaggtgaaatgaggagagagacatgaagaaaggaaaaagtaagagagaaaaaatatgagatgtgatagatggtgagatgagagagatagaaataaaaagaggtggaaatgaagtgttttaaaaatgaggtgtgtatatatcattactgtaTAATAAAACCCATATACATctgaaagaagaagagaaaaaacaaaattacagacaagaaaaaattattagaaaGGAGCTAGCTCCACCCAACCCCACATGAATTAACCAGCAGACATTCCATCCACTTGACAAAATATAACCTCCAGGTACTCCAATTAAAGTGCTGCAAGCGTGACCCAGTAGCCACTTGGACATCTTTCCTTAGTTCTTCAAGGTCCCAACGCATGAATTCCTCTTAACAAGCCTAGTTAACATGTAAACCCTTCAATACAGATGGTAGGATTAGAATACCACTCATCATACAGTGAATAAAGGAAGCCGGGGGCTATGCCTCAGTAATTTATAAACGTGGTTTTCCCGAGGTTTGTCAAGCTCGGAATGTGAAAGATGTATTCTTGAGGTTGCCAAGCCTAGGAAACTTCCTTGAAGAAACTGGAACAATTCCCGAGCCTTAGACTTCGGTAAGGAAAACGTAAGGAAACAACTTTCAGTCCCGAGCTCGGGAATAACTTCTAGTCCCGAGCCCTAAAGCTTGAGAGAAAGTGATGAGGAACGTGATGCACTGCAGAGAACGTGAAGGCTCGGGAATGGGAGaaaatgggggggggggggtcaaAACATGAGGGcaattttgggtttttttagaaaataaggGGGGTAGCAAATCCAAAAGGGGTACCAATTTTTATTCCCGCTAAATGGCTCAGGTTTTGAATTAGTTCGAAGTCATATTTATGGAACTCACAAGTTAAAGTTCGAAGAACTATTGCCCAAACACAAAGATGGTATTAAAACCAAAAGCTAAGTTCACTTCGGACTGAGACAAAATGTCTTGGGTTGCTTGAAGTAACATTTAGGATTGAAGTATGCTTGGGCAAAGACACATGCATTCTCACGTTTCACGAGCACTCGCCCATGACTAGAGGCATTTACACACGATTAGAGTCATTAGCCCACAGCCAGAGCAATTATGGACTCCAAGATGTAACTGATGGATTCGAGACATTTGAGAAAAATTTGATGCATTGGAACTTCATAGTCATGCCAAGTAGATGGCATAAGTTATTTGTTAATCTGTTTCTTTATTTCCATCGGCAGGGTAGCGTTTATCTTGTAAATACTATAAATAGAAGTTTGTAATTCTGAACAAGGGTTGGGCATCTATCTATTGAGCACTTTGAAAATGTCTATTTCTGCTATTACGAAACACAACCACTAAGCAAACAATATCTCCTTCCACTTTTCCATTTTCTTTAATCAATCACGGtttatttcttcttttctctttgcTAGTTTTTCTTAGCTTTTGTTCATTTTCACTTTAGTCAGCATCAACACTCATTGAGTTTTGACTCACTacaacattttttgtttttcgcAGCATTTCAAAAGTGTAGCCTTAGACACAAAAGATAAAAGTTTTTGTTTTTCGCAACTTCACGCAACAGTTTTCAACTGTCTAATACTCTAGCGTTAcctattatttttgaaaataattttttgtgcTCTTTGATAACACTGTGAGAAAATGTAACCTATTACAAATCGGAGAAAATACAACAATTATCACATAATAATTGTTCT
This portion of the Lotus japonicus ecotype B-129 chromosome 3, LjGifu_v1.2 genome encodes:
- the LOC130749652 gene encoding metallothionein-like protein 2, which codes for MSCCNGNCGCGSSCKCGSGCGGCKMYPDMSYTESTTTETLIMGVAPVKAQLEGAEMGVAAAENGGCKCGSNCTCDPCTCK